Proteins encoded within one genomic window of Bemisia tabaci chromosome 2, PGI_BMITA_v3:
- the LOC109030163 gene encoding uncharacterized protein isoform X2 codes for MVDKSTADKHFKAIGEYLKQKNMSTNVLERVKKYTTSLENKLLILKNTTKQMSMRVEQLRSSLQAEQETVKNQTRQIDEYAKAIKDYLGDLHDFRGDHKLLTEKLNNQTVVLRYKNSEDIHAGIKLIELMFNDLFKVKERAKQWTRFFQTMQAIVHQKNTTTDDISEKLKPLLKLPPRKILKDLKTNFKSAEKFGQTVEQCFGRLSDDIKAYHHGKPLTDNNITEIMDKAIQIIIGAFFFSNSKL; via the exons ATGGTGGACAAATCAACCGCAGACAAACACTTCAAAGCTATAGGTGAATACTTGAAGCAAAAAAACATGTCTACCAATGTGCTAGAGAGggtaaaaaaatatacaacCTCGTTGGAAAATAAACTGCTCATTCTTAAAAATACCACG AAGCAGATGTCCATGAGGGTGGAGCAGTTGAGGAGTTCATTGCAAGCAGAACAAGAAACGGTAAAAAATCAAACGCGACAAATCGACGAGTATGCAAAAGCAATAAAGGATTATCTTGGGGATTTGCATGACTTTAGGGGTGATCATAAATTACTCACAGAAAAGCTAAATAACCAGACAGTTGTACTG AGATACAAAAACTCCGAGGATATACACGCTGGTATCAAGTTAATCGAGCTTATGTTTAATGATCTCTTCAAAGTGAAAGAGAGGGCAAAACAATGGACCAGGTTTTTTCAGACAATGCAGGCGATAGTGCACCAGAAGAATACAACAACCGACgatatatctgaaaaattgaaaccttTGTTGAAATTGCCCcctaggaaaattttgaaagaccttaaaacgaattttaaatcagcgGAAAAATTTGGACAAACTGTTGAACAATGTTTCGGAAGACTCTCCGATGATATCAAAGCTTATCATCATGGCAAACCTCTTACAGACAATAACATTACAGAAATaatggacaaagctatacaaATTATTATTGGTGCATTTTTCTTTAGTAATAGTAAATTGTAG
- the LOC109030163 gene encoding uncharacterized protein isoform X1, producing MTCMSVLQLFILFPLLVQICSLQNETQEKEQKVPLQGMVDKSTADKHFKAIGEYLKQKNMSTNVLERVKKYTTSLENKLLILKNTTKQMSMRVEQLRSSLQAEQETVKNQTRQIDEYAKAIKDYLGDLHDFRGDHKLLTEKLNNQTVVLRYKNSEDIHAGIKLIELMFNDLFKVKERAKQWTRFFQTMQAIVHQKNTTTDDISEKLKPLLKLPPRKILKDLKTNFKSAEKFGQTVEQCFGRLSDDIKAYHHGKPLTDNNITEIMDKAIQIIIGAFFFSNSKL from the exons ATGACGTGCATGAGTGTCTTACAATTATTCATCTTATTTCCTTTATTG GTACAGATATGTTCATTGCAAAACGAAACGCAAGAAAAGGAACAGAAGGTACCTTTGCAAGGCATGGTGGACAAATCAACCGCAGACAAACACTTCAAAGCTATAGGTGAATACTTGAAGCAAAAAAACATGTCTACCAATGTGCTAGAGAGggtaaaaaaatatacaacCTCGTTGGAAAATAAACTGCTCATTCTTAAAAATACCACG AAGCAGATGTCCATGAGGGTGGAGCAGTTGAGGAGTTCATTGCAAGCAGAACAAGAAACGGTAAAAAATCAAACGCGACAAATCGACGAGTATGCAAAAGCAATAAAGGATTATCTTGGGGATTTGCATGACTTTAGGGGTGATCATAAATTACTCACAGAAAAGCTAAATAACCAGACAGTTGTACTG AGATACAAAAACTCCGAGGATATACACGCTGGTATCAAGTTAATCGAGCTTATGTTTAATGATCTCTTCAAAGTGAAAGAGAGGGCAAAACAATGGACCAGGTTTTTTCAGACAATGCAGGCGATAGTGCACCAGAAGAATACAACAACCGACgatatatctgaaaaattgaaaccttTGTTGAAATTGCCCcctaggaaaattttgaaagaccttaaaacgaattttaaatcagcgGAAAAATTTGGACAAACTGTTGAACAATGTTTCGGAAGACTCTCCGATGATATCAAAGCTTATCATCATGGCAAACCTCTTACAGACAATAACATTACAGAAATaatggacaaagctatacaaATTATTATTGGTGCATTTTTCTTTAGTAATAGTAAATTGTAG